In one window of Limnohabitans sp. MORI2 DNA:
- a CDS encoding addiction module antidote protein has product MRMGKTTEFDAASYLDSEEMIAEYLNQALASGDTDLLLSAIGDVAKARGMAQIARDTGLGRESLYKAFAVGAKPRFDTVLKVLRALGVEIHAYPQAH; this is encoded by the coding sequence ATACGCATGGGTAAGACAACAGAATTCGACGCAGCCAGTTACCTCGATAGCGAGGAGATGATCGCCGAGTACCTGAACCAAGCTTTAGCTAGCGGTGACACTGACTTGTTGCTCTCTGCCATTGGCGACGTGGCCAAAGCCAGAGGCATGGCACAGATAGCGCGGGACACGGGCTTGGGGCGCGAGAGTTTGTACAAAGCCTTTGCGGTAGGCGCTAAGCCGCGCTTTGACACGGTGCTTAAAGTATTGCGTGCTTTGGGCGTTGAAATACACGCCTATCCACAAGCGCACTGA
- a CDS encoding type II toxin-antitoxin system RelE/ParE family toxin: protein MDTIKRYHLEQTSAFSRWLKNLKDLQAKAAIVLRLKQVQAGHLGDVKSVGGGVSELRWHLGPGYRVYFCKRGDQIILLLAGGDKSTQQRDIVRAQQLAKEHTHG, encoded by the coding sequence ATGGATACAATAAAGCGATACCACCTAGAGCAAACATCTGCGTTCAGTCGCTGGCTTAAAAATCTGAAGGACTTGCAAGCCAAAGCAGCCATTGTGTTGCGGCTCAAGCAAGTGCAAGCGGGTCACTTGGGTGATGTGAAGTCTGTGGGAGGTGGGGTATCAGAACTGCGATGGCACTTGGGGCCGGGCTATCGCGTGTATTTTTGTAAGCGTGGAGATCAGATTATTTTGTTGCTCGCGGGCGGCGACAAGTCAACACAGCAGCGAGACATCGTTCGCGCCCAACAATTGGCCAAGGAGCATACGCATGGGTAA
- a CDS encoding CidA/LrgA family protein, with translation MIQGLVQLFIFQALGELISKFALPFIPGPVLGLVLLLAYLSVRGHVPAAIDLVGGSVLQHLGLLFIPASVGVVLYLPVLQANAWAISAALVVSVVATVAVTAGLLKVLAKKEPTDA, from the coding sequence ATGATCCAAGGCCTCGTCCAACTCTTCATCTTCCAAGCCCTCGGCGAACTCATCTCTAAGTTCGCCCTGCCCTTCATCCCAGGCCCTGTGTTGGGCTTGGTTTTGTTGCTGGCGTATCTGAGCGTGCGCGGCCACGTGCCTGCGGCGATTGATTTGGTGGGTGGCAGCGTTCTGCAACACTTGGGGTTGTTGTTCATCCCCGCGTCGGTGGGCGTGGTGCTTTACTTGCCCGTGTTGCAGGCCAATGCGTGGGCCATCAGCGCGGCGCTGGTGGTGAGCGTGGTGGCCACGGTGGCGGTGACGGCGGGCTTGCTCAAAGTGTTGGCCAAGAAGGAGCCGACCGATGCGTAA
- a CDS encoding LrgB family protein, producing MRNEFQTQLPPISDIWVYLSGSPLLALVLTLSAYLLGLTLYERSQRNPLANPVLIAVVVVTFSISVLDMPYAKYFEGAQFVHFLLGTATVSLAIPIYKGFASLKGRMGVLLLSLIAGGITSVFTAVGMARWLGVDESLVSSLVAKSVTAPIAMGIAERVQASPTLTAIFAVSTGILGAILGRYVLDALRVTRWWQRGFALGVAAHGLGASRAFSVHPEAGAYASLGMGLHGIVGAVMIPYAVAWWF from the coding sequence ATGCGTAACGAATTTCAAACGCAGTTGCCGCCCATCTCTGACATCTGGGTGTACCTCTCGGGCAGCCCGCTACTGGCCTTGGTGCTGACACTGAGCGCATATTTGTTGGGCCTCACGCTGTACGAGCGCAGCCAGCGCAACCCGCTGGCCAACCCTGTATTAATTGCGGTGGTGGTGGTCACGTTCAGCATCAGCGTGCTCGACATGCCGTATGCCAAGTATTTCGAGGGTGCGCAGTTTGTGCACTTCTTGCTGGGCACGGCCACGGTGTCGCTGGCCATTCCGATCTACAAAGGTTTTGCGTCGCTCAAAGGGCGTATGGGCGTGTTGCTGCTGTCTCTGATAGCGGGTGGCATCACCTCGGTGTTCACCGCCGTGGGTATGGCGCGTTGGTTGGGTGTGGACGAATCGTTGGTGAGCAGCTTAGTGGCCAAGTCGGTCACCGCGCCGATTGCGATGGGCATTGCCGAACGGGTGCAAGCCTCACCCACGTTGACGGCTATCTTTGCGGTGAGCACAGGCATCTTGGGCGCCATTCTGGGTCGCTACGTGCTTGACGCCTTGCGCGTCACGCGATGGTGGCAACGCGGCTTTGCCCTCGGCGTGGCCGCGCACGGCTTAGGCGCATCGCGCGCGTTCAGCGTGCACCCAGAAGCCGGTGCGTATGCCAGCCTAGGCATGGGCCTACACGGCATTGTGGGTGCGGTGATGATTCCTTATGCGGTGGCTTGGTGGTTTTAA
- a CDS encoding transcriptional regulator → MALTRNFKETVIQRVQTDASFAQALLDEAATLFLNGEPETARLILRDLVNATIGFEQLATMTHKPSKSLHRMLSPTGNPSMDNLAAIFLAMREKLQVSLSAHSVAV, encoded by the coding sequence ATGGCGCTGACCAGAAATTTCAAAGAAACCGTCATTCAACGCGTGCAGACCGATGCATCGTTTGCACAAGCCTTGCTCGACGAAGCCGCTACTTTGTTCTTGAATGGCGAGCCAGAAACCGCACGACTCATCTTGCGCGACCTCGTCAACGCCACGATTGGGTTTGAGCAACTCGCCACGATGACGCATAAACCTAGCAAGAGCTTGCACCGCATGTTGTCGCCCACGGGGAACCCGAGCATGGACAACTTGGCAGCTATCTTTTTGGCGATGCGCGAGAAGCTGCAAGTGAGCTTGTCTGCCCACTCAGTGGCGGTTTAA
- a CDS encoding type II toxin-antitoxin system RelE/ParE family toxin, which yields MPIKVEEYLREDASSPYKTWFDSLPAQAAAKVTVAKLRMELGNTSNIKWFDGMGEYVIDWGPGYRIYLAKEGDTLIILFGGGTKRGQQRNIDKAKVLLAEYKARKKQKR from the coding sequence ATGCCAATCAAAGTAGAAGAGTACCTACGCGAGGACGCCTCAAGCCCTTATAAAACTTGGTTTGACAGCTTGCCAGCGCAAGCTGCTGCCAAGGTGACGGTGGCCAAACTTCGCATGGAGTTAGGCAACACGTCAAATATCAAGTGGTTTGACGGCATGGGCGAATACGTCATCGACTGGGGGCCGGGCTACCGGATTTACCTAGCCAAAGAAGGTGACACGCTCATCATTTTGTTTGGCGGTGGAACCAAGCGCGGGCAACAGCGCAACATCGACAAGGCCAAGGTTTTGTTGGCTGAGTACAAAGCCCGTAAAAAGCAAAAGAGGTGA
- the modC gene encoding molybdenum ABC transporter ATP-binding protein, with protein MNIHLQLDIARADFDVSVDVQLPAHGITVIYGPSGCGKTTLLRCVAGLEPQARGMVQLGHEVWQNDAQNVCLPTHQRALGYVFQEASLFDHLDVAGNLAYGHQRAEKLSRNAMSQAVVQQVTELLGIGHLLKRRSHELSGGERQRVAIARALVTQPRLLLLDEPLAALDHARKQEVLPWLEKLRDDLNIPMLYVTHAVDEVARLADTLVVMNQGRVQANGPVAEVLTQANLPVVVGEDAGALLTGIVLAIDTQWHLAQVGFAGGVLWVRDSGLAVGQTVRLRVLARDVSVTLHEATHTSIQNHVPCVVDAITPEAHPSQMLLRLSCGDTVLLARVTARGVHDLELQMGMPAWAQVKSVALVK; from the coding sequence ATGAACATCCACCTGCAGCTCGATATTGCGCGTGCCGACTTTGATGTGTCAGTGGATGTGCAGCTGCCCGCACACGGCATCACCGTCATCTATGGCCCCTCCGGCTGCGGCAAAACCACCTTGCTGCGCTGTGTTGCAGGCCTAGAGCCGCAAGCGCGTGGCATGGTGCAGCTGGGTCATGAGGTTTGGCAAAACGATGCGCAGAACGTGTGCCTACCCACGCACCAACGTGCCTTGGGCTATGTGTTTCAAGAGGCGTCGTTGTTTGACCACTTGGATGTGGCGGGCAACTTGGCCTACGGCCATCAGCGTGCGGAAAAGCTCAGCCGCAACGCGATGAGCCAAGCCGTGGTGCAACAGGTGACTGAGCTGCTGGGCATTGGCCACTTGCTCAAACGCCGCAGCCACGAGCTATCGGGCGGCGAGCGCCAACGCGTGGCGATTGCCCGTGCCTTGGTCACACAGCCGCGTTTGTTGTTGCTCGACGAACCCTTGGCTGCACTCGACCACGCACGAAAACAAGAAGTGTTGCCGTGGCTTGAAAAACTGCGCGACGATTTAAATATCCCCATGCTCTACGTCACTCACGCGGTTGATGAAGTGGCGCGCTTGGCCGACACACTTGTAGTGATGAACCAAGGCCGTGTGCAAGCCAACGGCCCTGTTGCCGAGGTGCTGACCCAAGCCAACTTACCCGTGGTGGTGGGTGAGGATGCAGGCGCGTTGCTCACAGGCATCGTGCTGGCCATCGACACACAATGGCACTTGGCTCAGGTCGGCTTTGCCGGTGGTGTGCTGTGGGTGCGTGACAGTGGCTTGGCGGTGGGTCAAACCGTGCGCCTTCGTGTGCTGGCCCGCGATGTGAGTGTGACCTTGCACGAAGCCACACACACCAGCATTCAAAACCACGTGCCCTGCGTGGTGGACGCCATCACGCCAGAGGCACATCCGTCACAAATGCTGCTGCGTTTGAGTTGTGGCGATACCGTGCTGCTGGCACGCGTCACGGCGCGTGGCGTGCATGACTTGGAGTTGCAGATGGGCATGCCTGCGTGGGCGCAGGTGAAGTCGGTGGCGCTCGTTAAATAA
- the modB gene encoding molybdate ABC transporter permease subunit, with translation MNLSAEDFQAISLTLQLASVTTVLLLLLATPVAWWLAHTQSAWRAPVASLVALPLVLPPTVLGFYLLLALGPNGPIGQFTQWAGWGTLAFSFWGLVLGSIVYSLPFAVQPLVNAFEAMGPRPMEVAATLRASKWDAFFTVAVPLAKPGFVMAAMLSFAHTVGEFGVVLMIGGNIPDKTRVVSTQIYGHVEAMEYSQAHGLAGVMLVFSFVVLLGLSWFNRRTTRHQKVGA, from the coding sequence ATGAACTTAAGCGCCGAAGATTTTCAAGCCATCTCGCTGACGCTGCAACTCGCCAGCGTCACCACGGTGTTGCTGCTGTTGCTGGCCACGCCCGTGGCGTGGTGGCTGGCGCATACGCAGTCGGCTTGGCGTGCGCCTGTGGCCTCGCTCGTCGCGCTGCCTTTGGTGTTGCCGCCTACGGTGTTGGGTTTTTATTTGTTGCTGGCGCTCGGGCCCAATGGCCCGATTGGCCAATTCACCCAGTGGGCGGGCTGGGGCACGTTGGCGTTTAGCTTTTGGGGCTTGGTGTTGGGCTCAATCGTGTATTCGTTGCCGTTTGCTGTGCAGCCTCTGGTTAATGCTTTTGAGGCGATGGGCCCACGCCCGATGGAAGTGGCTGCCACTTTGCGAGCCAGCAAGTGGGATGCTTTCTTTACCGTGGCCGTGCCTTTGGCCAAACCTGGTTTTGTGATGGCTGCGATGTTGAGCTTTGCGCACACCGTGGGCGAGTTTGGTGTGGTGCTGATGATTGGCGGCAACATCCCCGACAAAACGCGCGTGGTGTCCACCCAAATTTATGGCCATGTGGAAGCGATGGAATACAGCCAAGCGCATGGTTTGGCGGGCGTGATGTTGGTGTTCTCGTTTGTGGTGTTGTTGGGCTTGTCGTGGTTTAACCGTCGTACGACTCGTCATCAAAAGGTGGGTGCATGA
- the modA gene encoding molybdate ABC transporter substrate-binding protein — MTLRLMLAFASTLFFAAAQAGEVTVAVAANFTAPMQKIAKAFEQDTGHKAQLAFGATGKFYAQIKNGAPFAVLLAADDETPARLEKEGLAIAGTRFTYATGRLALWSKQANVVDDKGEVLRSNSLNKLGIHKIAIADPKLAPYGIAAMEVIHKMGVQGSVIPKLVQGESIGQTYQFVSTENAQLGFVALSQISVDGRIPQGSAWVVPQHLHTPLKQDAVLLNAGKDNAAATALLKYLQGDTAKTIIKSYGYAL, encoded by the coding sequence ATGACACTACGCCTGATGCTGGCTTTCGCCAGCACTCTTTTTTTTGCTGCTGCACAAGCGGGTGAAGTGACGGTGGCTGTCGCAGCCAACTTCACCGCTCCCATGCAAAAAATCGCCAAGGCGTTTGAGCAGGACACGGGGCACAAAGCCCAGTTGGCATTTGGTGCGACGGGCAAGTTCTACGCACAAATTAAAAACGGTGCGCCGTTTGCTGTGTTGTTGGCCGCCGATGACGAAACCCCTGCACGCTTAGAAAAAGAAGGCCTCGCTATTGCAGGCACGCGCTTTACTTATGCCACGGGCCGGTTGGCGCTGTGGAGCAAACAAGCCAACGTGGTGGATGACAAGGGGGAAGTGCTGCGCAGCAACAGCTTGAACAAGTTAGGGATCCACAAGATAGCCATTGCCGACCCCAAGCTCGCACCCTATGGCATTGCGGCGATGGAAGTGATTCACAAGATGGGCGTGCAGGGCAGCGTGATACCGAAGCTCGTGCAAGGCGAAAGCATTGGCCAGACTTACCAATTCGTCAGCACCGAAAACGCGCAGCTGGGTTTTGTGGCCTTGTCGCAAATCTCTGTTGATGGTCGCATTCCCCAAGGCTCGGCGTGGGTTGTGCCGCAACACTTGCACACGCCTTTGAAGCAAGATGCTGTGCTGCTCAATGCAGGTAAAGACAACGCGGCTGCAACGGCGCTGCTGAAATACCTGCAGGGCGACACTGCCAAAACCATCATCAAAAGTTACGGCTACGCCTTGTAA
- a CDS encoding urate hydroxylase PuuD has product MDAYFLDWANLLLRWVHVITAIAWIGSSFYFVFLDNNLIKPNSPDLLEKGVDGAMWAVHGGGFYNPQKYMVAPKKIHTKLHWFYWESYSTWLTGFGLFTVLYLWNASTFLIDKSLMDWSPAAAISAALGFLVAFWLIYDTVCRVFGFRENGERIVALTMIVVVAFASWLSCQLFAGRAAFLLVGAMIATSMSANVFFWIIPGQRKVVAAMTSGVAMDPKELATHGKRGKQRSVHNTYFTLPVIFAMLSNHYSFLYTHENHWIILVMMMLAGALIRQFFVQRHGYHLGRAKNPLPFAIAGVVILLSVIVWMRPAPSATVAASDAPVTFAEVNAIFVQRCQSCHGEQVQMKNVRFDTPEGVKQHALGIYQQAVVTKQMPMNNATGITEAERATIKRWYEAGAALR; this is encoded by the coding sequence ATGGACGCATATTTTTTAGACTGGGCCAACCTGCTGTTGCGTTGGGTGCACGTCATCACCGCCATCGCATGGATCGGTTCTTCGTTTTACTTTGTCTTCTTAGACAACAACCTCATCAAACCCAACTCGCCTGACCTGCTTGAAAAAGGCGTGGACGGTGCGATGTGGGCTGTGCACGGCGGTGGTTTTTACAACCCGCAAAAGTACATGGTGGCGCCAAAGAAGATCCACACCAAACTGCACTGGTTCTATTGGGAAAGCTATTCCACTTGGCTCACGGGCTTTGGTTTGTTCACCGTTCTGTACCTTTGGAACGCGAGCACGTTTTTGATTGACAAGTCGCTCATGGACTGGTCGCCCGCTGCGGCCATCAGCGCAGCTTTGGGTTTCTTGGTCGCGTTTTGGTTGATCTATGACACCGTGTGTCGCGTGTTTGGCTTCCGTGAAAACGGCGAGCGCATCGTGGCCCTCACCATGATCGTGGTGGTGGCGTTTGCGTCTTGGCTGTCGTGCCAGTTATTTGCAGGCCGTGCAGCTTTCTTGTTGGTGGGCGCGATGATTGCCACATCGATGAGTGCCAACGTGTTCTTCTGGATCATCCCAGGCCAACGCAAGGTGGTGGCCGCCATGACATCGGGCGTGGCGATGGACCCCAAAGAGCTGGCCACGCACGGCAAGCGCGGCAAGCAGCGCAGCGTGCACAACACCTACTTCACGCTGCCCGTCATCTTTGCAATGCTGAGCAACCACTACAGCTTTCTGTACACGCACGAAAACCACTGGATCATCTTGGTGATGATGATGTTGGCCGGCGCCTTGATTCGTCAGTTCTTCGTGCAACGCCACGGCTACCACTTGGGCCGCGCCAAAAACCCGCTGCCGTTTGCCATTGCAGGTGTGGTGATTTTGCTGAGCGTCATTGTGTGGATGCGCCCAGCGCCATCTGCCACCGTAGCTGCAAGTGATGCGCCTGTGACGTTTGCAGAAGTGAATGCCATCTTTGTGCAACGCTGCCAAAGCTGCCACGGCGAGCAAGTGCAAATGAAGAACGTGCGCTTCGACACACCAGAAGGTGTGAAGCAACATGCTTTGGGCATTTACCAACAAGCCGTGGTGACCAAGCAAATGCCGATGAACAACGCCACAGGCATCACCGAGGCCGAACGTGCCACCATCAAGCGTTGGTACGAAGCAGGAGCCGCGCTGAGATAA
- a CDS encoding D-amino acid dehydrogenase: MKTIAIIGGGITGVTTAYALAKRGFDVTLFERHRYAAMETSFANGGQLSASNAEVWTHWSTILKGLKWMLKSDAPLLVNPAPTWHKLSWFAEFMASIPDYERNTVETARMAVAARQHLFAWAAEEGIDFDHKREGILHIYRDKKGFDHAGKVSELLAKGGLPRRAVTPTEMKAIEPTLAGTYYGGYFTESDSTGDIHKFTNGLAAAAARLGVRTLYGQDVATVQSNGTQVVITVAQEDAAPSVHTFDGVVVCAGVASRDFAAQLGDRVNIYPVKGYSITVNLNDAASQAGAPNVSLLDDETKLVTSRLGVDRFRVAGTAEFNGVNRDIRADRIRPLIDWVEQCFPNINTRSVVPWAGLRPMMPNMMPRVGKGRAANVFYNTGHGHLGWTLSAVTADMLGNVVADTARAVQVPGHLQTA, from the coding sequence ATGAAAACCATCGCAATCATTGGTGGCGGCATCACCGGCGTGACCACCGCTTACGCACTCGCCAAGCGCGGCTTTGACGTCACTTTGTTTGAACGTCACCGCTATGCCGCCATGGAAACCTCGTTTGCCAACGGCGGCCAACTCTCGGCATCTAACGCCGAAGTGTGGACGCACTGGAGCACCATTCTCAAAGGTTTGAAATGGATGCTCAAGAGCGATGCACCGTTGTTGGTCAACCCCGCACCGACTTGGCACAAGCTCTCGTGGTTTGCCGAGTTCATGGCCTCCATTCCAGACTATGAACGCAACACGGTAGAAACCGCACGCATGGCTGTGGCCGCCCGCCAGCATTTGTTTGCATGGGCGGCGGAAGAGGGCATCGACTTTGACCACAAGCGCGAAGGCATCTTGCACATTTACCGCGACAAAAAAGGCTTTGACCATGCGGGCAAAGTGTCCGAGCTGTTGGCCAAAGGCGGCCTGCCACGCCGCGCGGTGACACCCACTGAAATGAAAGCCATCGAGCCCACGTTGGCAGGTACTTACTACGGTGGCTATTTCACCGAGAGTGACTCGACAGGCGACATTCACAAATTCACCAACGGTTTGGCTGCTGCTGCGGCTCGTTTGGGTGTGCGCACCTTGTATGGCCAAGACGTCGCAACCGTGCAAAGCAACGGCACACAAGTCGTTATCACCGTGGCACAAGAAGACGCCGCACCGAGCGTTCACACCTTTGATGGCGTGGTGGTGTGTGCGGGTGTGGCCAGCCGCGACTTTGCAGCGCAGTTGGGCGATCGTGTCAACATCTACCCCGTCAAAGGCTATTCCATCACCGTCAACTTGAACGACGCGGCCAGCCAAGCGGGCGCACCCAATGTGAGCTTGCTCGACGATGAAACCAAACTCGTCACCAGTCGCTTGGGGGTAGACCGCTTCCGCGTGGCGGGCACAGCCGAGTTCAACGGCGTGAACCGTGACATCCGAGCTGACCGCATTCGCCCATTGATCGATTGGGTGGAGCAATGTTTCCCCAACATCAACACCCGCTCCGTGGTGCCATGGGCAGGCTTGCGCCCCATGATGCCTAACATGATGCCGCGTGTGGGTAAGGGGCGTGCGGCCAATGTGTTCTACAACACGGGGCATGGCCACTTGGGCTGGACCTTGTCGGCAGTCACGGCCGATATGCTGGGCAACGTGGTGGCAGACACCGCCCGTGCCGTGCAAGTGCCGGGCCATTTGCAAACCGCTTGA
- a CDS encoding M20 aminoacylase family protein, with translation MTYLRDAISARVGEFIQLRRDIHQHPELAFEEHRTADLVASKLESWGYAVHRGLGGTGVVGTLKRGSSARRLGLRADMDALPIQEATGVDWASSTPGLMHACGHDGHTAMLLAAAKTIASDATFDGTLNLIFQPAEEGGGGAVRMMADGLFEHYPCDAVFAMHNMPGVPQGHFVFRDGAAMASSDYVTIRVHGTGGHGAMPHRAADPLVAAASIVMALQTIVARNVDPLHTAVVTVGAMHAGQANNVIPALATLELSVRALDADVRRLLEQRIKALVAAQAESFGVTAEVDWRPGYCVLVNSVEETNFARDVALSLVGAEHVTLHGPALTGSEDFAFMLEKIPGSYLLIGNGDGDSAGACMVHNPGYDFNDDNIATGAAYWVALVERYLSV, from the coding sequence ATGACGTATTTGCGTGACGCCATCAGCGCGCGTGTGGGTGAGTTCATCCAACTGCGCCGCGACATTCACCAACATCCAGAGCTCGCGTTTGAAGAACACCGCACGGCAGACTTGGTGGCTAGCAAGCTAGAGAGCTGGGGCTATGCCGTGCACCGTGGTTTGGGTGGCACTGGCGTGGTGGGCACGCTCAAGCGTGGCAGCAGTGCCCGTCGTTTGGGTTTGCGTGCCGACATGGATGCCTTGCCCATTCAAGAAGCCACCGGTGTGGATTGGGCCAGCAGCACGCCTGGCCTTATGCACGCGTGTGGCCACGATGGGCATACCGCCATGTTGTTGGCCGCCGCCAAAACCATTGCGAGTGACGCCACGTTTGACGGCACTTTGAATTTAATTTTTCAACCTGCCGAAGAAGGCGGCGGTGGTGCAGTGCGCATGATGGCCGATGGCTTGTTTGAGCATTACCCGTGCGACGCTGTGTTTGCCATGCACAACATGCCAGGCGTGCCGCAAGGCCACTTTGTGTTTCGCGATGGCGCGGCCATGGCGTCGAGCGACTATGTGACCATTCGCGTGCATGGCACAGGTGGGCATGGGGCCATGCCACATCGTGCGGCTGACCCGCTGGTGGCCGCTGCGTCCATCGTCATGGCGCTGCAAACCATCGTGGCCCGCAATGTTGACCCCTTGCACACCGCAGTGGTCACGGTGGGGGCGATGCACGCAGGCCAAGCCAACAACGTCATTCCGGCTTTGGCCACTTTGGAGTTGAGTGTGCGTGCCTTGGATGCCGATGTGCGCCGCTTGCTAGAGCAGCGCATCAAAGCCTTGGTGGCTGCACAGGCTGAGAGCTTTGGCGTGACGGCCGAAGTTGATTGGCGGCCCGGCTACTGTGTGCTGGTCAACAGCGTGGAGGAAACCAACTTCGCGCGTGACGTGGCGCTCAGTTTGGTGGGGGCAGAGCACGTCACCTTGCACGGCCCCGCGCTCACGGGCAGTGAAGACTTTGCTTTTATGCTCGAAAAAATTCCTGGCAGCTATTTGCTCATCGGCAATGGCGACGGCGACTCGGCTGGTGCGTGCATGGTGCACAACCCCGGCTACGACTTCAATGATGACAACATCGCCACCGGTGCGGCCTACTGGGTGGCGCTGGTAGAGAGGTATTTGTCCGTCTAG
- a CDS encoding tripartite tricarboxylate transporter substrate binding protein: MSFSFKSFSTALAGLLLAGSVAAQTYPSKPVTLMVPYPAGGLSDVIARTVNNTLSKNMGQPVIVENLGGASGSIAAQKVLNSPSDGQIIFQGSPNELILAPLAISAVKFKSEDFRLVQMIATAQIAFLARKDLPVSNVDEFLEYARKEAKEGRPITYASVGPGSFYHLLGEHLSKVTNIPMTHVPYKGAAPANQDLLGGQVDIFLAPFGKSYEELNKQGKLKVLAMLNHDRLESVKDYPAISESKSLKNFTFNIWTGYFVKKDTPEPIVQVIHKAITDSLNDPAVRGGLEANSQLVAKPLSLQAVGKAYSDGTAQFRAIAKSINLQPQ, translated from the coding sequence ATGTCTTTTTCTTTCAAATCATTCAGCACAGCGCTCGCAGGCTTGTTGTTGGCAGGCTCTGTGGCTGCGCAAACTTACCCTAGCAAACCCGTCACCTTGATGGTGCCGTACCCCGCAGGCGGTTTGTCGGACGTGATTGCACGCACAGTCAACAACACCTTGTCTAAGAACATGGGCCAGCCCGTGATCGTGGAAAACCTCGGCGGTGCCAGCGGTTCCATTGCGGCACAGAAGGTGCTCAATTCACCTTCCGACGGACAAATCATTTTTCAGGGCTCACCCAATGAATTGATCTTGGCCCCTTTGGCGATTTCCGCTGTGAAGTTCAAGAGCGAAGACTTCCGCTTGGTGCAAATGATTGCGACCGCACAAATTGCATTTTTGGCCCGCAAAGATTTGCCTGTGAGCAATGTGGATGAGTTTTTGGAGTACGCACGTAAAGAGGCCAAAGAAGGTCGCCCCATCACCTACGCTAGCGTGGGGCCTGGCTCGTTTTATCACTTGCTGGGCGAGCATTTGTCCAAGGTGACCAACATACCGATGACCCATGTACCCTACAAAGGCGCAGCCCCTGCTAACCAAGATTTGTTGGGTGGTCAGGTCGATATCTTTTTGGCGCCCTTTGGCAAGTCATATGAAGAGTTGAACAAACAAGGCAAGCTCAAAGTCTTGGCCATGCTCAACCACGATCGCTTGGAGTCGGTCAAAGACTACCCCGCCATCAGCGAGAGCAAGTCGCTCAAAAACTTCACCTTCAACATCTGGACCGGCTACTTTGTGAAGAAGGACACGCCCGAGCCCATCGTGCAAGTGATTCACAAAGCCATCACCGATTCACTCAACGACCCTGCTGTGCGCGGCGGTCTCGAGGCCAACAGCCAATTGGTGGCCAAGCCTTTGTCTTTGCAAGCGGTGGGCAAGGCCTACAGCGATGGCACAGCGCAGTTCCGTGCGATTGCCAAGTCGATCAACTTGCAACCTCAGTGA
- a CDS encoding LysR family transcriptional regulator translates to MTLVQLKHLIELASSGSFSQSANKLHLTQPALSRSIKALEDELGQPLFDRVGRRNELTTFGAQIVQRARALVDEANELRRTGQLLKTGELGQLRVGMGSGPGAMLMTPLLMVMAHEHPQAHIDISRGSTQLLVQALRDRLLDALILDIRSLQPAADLKIEALKEMKGTFMCRPTHPLAKKRQVTFDMLRDYPIASTPLSDEVARILMERFGAQAHPNTLVNLRCEEISSLLDVARSSNAIVLAIRASAPDLVELAVTPALNAKARFGLVTIATRTEPPLLGKVRALMHEVMKD, encoded by the coding sequence ATGACCTTGGTTCAACTCAAACATTTGATCGAATTGGCCAGCAGTGGCTCGTTCAGTCAATCGGCCAACAAGCTCCACCTGACGCAGCCTGCATTGAGCCGAAGCATCAAAGCATTGGAGGATGAACTCGGCCAACCTTTGTTTGACCGTGTGGGACGGCGCAATGAGCTGACCACGTTTGGTGCGCAGATTGTTCAGCGCGCTCGCGCTTTGGTAGACGAGGCCAACGAATTGCGCCGCACCGGCCAATTGCTCAAAACCGGAGAGCTAGGGCAACTTCGGGTGGGCATGGGTTCTGGCCCCGGCGCCATGTTGATGACCCCACTGCTCATGGTCATGGCCCACGAACATCCACAGGCCCATATCGACATTTCGCGGGGCAGCACTCAGCTCTTGGTACAAGCACTCCGAGATCGTTTGTTGGATGCGTTGATCTTGGACATTCGCTCACTGCAACCCGCTGCTGATTTAAAAATAGAAGCGCTCAAAGAAATGAAGGGCACGTTCATGTGTCGGCCCACACACCCGCTGGCCAAAAAACGCCAAGTGACATTTGACATGCTGCGTGACTACCCTATCGCCTCCACCCCTTTGAGCGATGAGGTGGCTCGCATTTTGATGGAGCGATTCGGCGCACAAGCCCACCCCAACACATTGGTGAATTTGCGATGTGAAGAAATTTCCAGCTTGCTTGATGTGGCGCGCAGCAGCAACGCCATCGTGCTGGCCATTCGCGCTTCGGCCCCCGATTTGGTGGAGCTCGCTGTCACGCCCGCCTTGAATGCCAAAGCACGCTTCGGCTTGGTCACCATCGCCACACGGACCGAACCGCCACTGCTCGGCAAGGTGCGTGCTTTGATGCACGAGGTGATGAAGGACTAA